Proteins encoded by one window of Arachis ipaensis cultivar K30076 chromosome B04, Araip1.1, whole genome shotgun sequence:
- the LOC107637028 gene encoding uncharacterized protein LOC107637028: MAPYEALYGRKCQSLLCWYETGERSLLGPEMIAETTEQIKKIRSRMLIAQSRQKSCADQRRKPLEFEEGEHVFLRVTPTTGVGRAIKTKKLNPRYIGPFEILKRIGPVAYRIALPPYLSNLHDVFHVSQLRKYTPDASHVLEPEPIQVREDLTLPVIPVRIDDTNIKRLRGKEVSLVKVAWSRAGIEEHTWELESDMRKNYPH; encoded by the coding sequence atggctccatatgaagcTCTATATGGCAGAAAATGTCAGTCTCTGTTgtgttggtatgaaactggagaaaggaGTTTATTAGGGCCTGAAATGATAGCTGAAACGACTGagcagataaagaagattcgtagtcgaatgcttatagcccaaagccgCCAGAAGAGCTGTGCTGATCAGAGGCGAAAGCCTTTGGAATTCGAAGAGGGAGAACATGTCTTTCTGAGAGTTACACCAACCACTGGcgtgggaagagctattaagaccaagaaactgaatccccgttatattggaccgtttgagattctgaagagaattggaccagtggcttatagaattgccttaccgcCGTACCTTTCGAATTTGCACGATGTATTTCATGTATCACAGCTTCGAAAGTATACCCCTGATGCAAGTCATGTTCTAGAACCAGAACCAATTcaagtaagagaagatctaacacttccagtaattccagtgagaattgatgatactaataTTAAACGATTACGCGGAAaggaagtatcattggtaaaagtagcttggagtcgagctggtatcgaggaacatacatgggaactcgaatcagatatgcgaaagaactacccacat